The following proteins are encoded in a genomic region of Gossypium hirsutum isolate 1008001.06 chromosome D05, Gossypium_hirsutum_v2.1, whole genome shotgun sequence:
- the LOC107902197 gene encoding flavonol sulfotransferase-like — MESHLEKQNGDVLQKSFKEMISTLPRKSCWGLPEDQYQYQSFWFSPPFLQGALSAQQQFQAQPTDIILCSFPRTGTAWLKSLTFATITRTSYNDSTTPLLSKMPHDVVPYMEFDHAQISINRHLGIPLLATHLPYSFLPRSIIDSGCKLIYICRDPKDTFVSLYHFIARHCNSRNTQPIQLDEAFELFYEGISSYGPYWDHVLGYWKASLERPDKLMFLKYEDLVEDTVLYLKKTAEFMGYPFSSEEQQQGVPENIVKMCSFDNLSGLEVNKTGRHREGKGNMETENNIFFRKGKVGDWKNYLTTEMAQRLDQRTLQQLSSSGLSL; from the coding sequence ATGGAATCCCATCTTGAGAAACAAAATGGAGATGTGCTTCAAAAATCTTTCAAAGAGATGATTTCTACTCTCCCTAGAAAGAGTTGTTGGGGTCTTCCTGAagatcaatatcaatatcaaAGTTTTTGGTTCAGCCCGCCTTTTCTACAAGGAGCATTGTCGGCTCAACAACAATTCCAAGCTCAGCCAACTGATATCATCCTTTGTAGCTTTCCAAGAACAGGCACAGCCTGGTTAAAATCCCTCACTTTCGCCACTATTACAAGAACTTCATACAATGATTCCACCACCCCTTTACTTTCCAAGATGCCTCATGATGTTGTGCCTTACATGGAGTTTGATCATGCCCAGATTTCCATTAATCGACATCTTGGAATTCCTCTTTTAGCCACTCATCTTCCTTATTCTTTCTTACCCAGATCTATAATTGATTCTGGTTGTAAACTTATTTACATTTGCAGGGACCCCAAAGATACATTTGTTTCATTGTATCATTTCATTGCACGGCACTGCAACTCCCGCAATACTCAACCCATTCAACTTGATGAAGCGTTCGAATTGTTTTATGAAGGTATAAGTTCGTATGGGCCTTATTGGGACCATGTTTTGGGGTACTGGAAAGCAAGTTTGGAACGTCCAGACAAGTTAATGTTCTTGAAATACGAAGATTTGGTTGAAGATACTGTTTTGTATCTTAAGAAAACAGCAGAGTTTATGGGTTATCCTTTCTCGTCAGAGGAACAACAACAAGGGGTGCCTGAAAACATTGTGAAGATGTGCAGTTTCGACAATTTAAGTGGCTTGGAAGTAAATAAAACCGGGAGACATCGTGAAGGGAAAGGAAATATGGAGACGGAAAATAACATTTTCTTCCGGAAAGGGAAGGTTGGAGACTGGAAGAATTATTTGACCACTGAAATGGCTCAACGTTTAGACCAACGAACACTGCAACAGTTGAGCAGTTCAGGTTTAAGTCTCTAA
- the LOC107902195 gene encoding flavonol sulfotransferase-like yields the protein MESHLEKQNGDVLQQSFKEMISTLPKENRWGFLEDYYQYQGFWISPSFLQGALSAQQQFQAQPTDVILCSSLRTGTGWLKSLTFATITRTSYNDSTTPLLHTLPHDVVPFLEFDHSQFSANLHLGIPLLATHLPYSFLPRSIIDSGCKIIYICRDPKDTFVSLYHFIAGHCKSKNAQPIQLDEAFELFYEGVSPFGPYWDHVLGYWKASLEHPDKLMFLKYEELVEDTVLYLKKIAEFMGYPFSSEEQQQGVPENIVQLCSFDNLSGLEVNKTGKHCEGQGNLEMENNIFFRKGKVGDWKNYLTTEMAQRFDQRTMQKLSGSGLSL from the coding sequence ATGGAATCCCATCTTGAGAAACAAAATGGAGATGTGCTTCAACAATCTTTCAAAGAGATGATATCTACTCTCCCTAAAGAGAATCGTTGGGGTTTTCTTGAAGATTATTATCAATATCAAGGTTTTTGGATCTCCCCGTCTTTTCTACAAGGAGCGTTGTCAGCTCAACAACAATTCCAAGCTCAACCCACTGATGTCATCCTTTGTAGCTCTCTAAGAACAGGCACAGGCTGGTTAAAATCCCTCACTTTCGCCACTATTACAAGAACTTCATACAATGATTCCACCACCCCTTTACTTCACACGCTGCCTCATGATGTTGTGCCTTTCTTGGAGTTCGATCATTCCCAGTTTTCTGCTAATCTACATCTTGGAATTCCTCTTTTAGCCACTCATCTTCCTTATTCCTTCTTACCCAGATCTATAATTGATTctggttgtaaaattatttacaTTTGCAGGGACCCCAAAGATACATTTGTTTCATTGTATCATTTCATTGCAGGGCACTGCAAATCCAAAAATGCTCAACCCATTCAACTTGATGAAGCGTTCGAATTGTTTTATGAAGGTGTAAGTCCGTTCGGCCCTTATTGGGACCATGTTTTGGGGTACTGGAAAGCAAGTTTGGAACATCCAGACAAGTTAATGTTCTTGAAATATGAAGAACTGGTTGAAGATACTGTTTTGTATCTTAAGAAAATTGCAGAGTTTATGGGTTATCCTTTCTCGTCAGAGGAACAACAACAAGGGGTGCCTGAAAACATTGTACAGCTGTGCAGTTTCGACAATTTAAGTGGCTTGGAAGTAAATAAAACCGGGAAACACTGTGAAGGGCAAGGAAATTTGGAGATGGAAAATAACATTTTCTTTCGGAAAGGGAAGGTTGGAGACTGGAAGAATTATTTGACCACTGAAATGGCTCAACGTTTTGACCAACGAACAATGCAAAAGTTGAGCGGTTCAGGTTTAAGTCTCTAA
- the LOC107903471 gene encoding glucan endo-1,3-beta-glucosidase 12, which produces MASQAFYLIVSIIVLLSAIVVSGSGSVGINYGRVANNLPSPEKVVELLKSQGINKVKLYDTDATVLTALADSGITVVVALPNELLSSIAADQSFADNWVEANITKFYPKTKIEAIAVGNEVFVDPANTTKYLVPAMKNIHASLVKSKLDSAIKISSPIAFSALKTSYPSSAGSFKPELIEPVIKPMLDFLKQTGSYLMVNAYPFFAYTANSDQISLDYALFKENPGVVDSGNGLKYSSLFEAQIDAVFAAMSAIQYDDVKMVVTETGWPSMGDQDEKGASESNAASYNGNLVRKVLTGNGTPLRPQDPLNVYLFALFNENQKPGPTSERNYGLFYPNEQKVYTIPLTKEEAKTGESTQVNTNTSLAPVAGEVSKAKVGQTWCVANEKADEKKLQAALDYACGEGEADCSPIQPGATCYNPNTLEAHASYAFNSYYQKNTRATGTCEFGGAAYVVTQRPTYGNCEFPTGH; this is translated from the exons ATGGCTTCCCAGGCTTTTTATCTTATTGTTTCAATCATTGTTCTCTTATCCGCCATTGTTGTCTCAG GTTCGGGTTCGGTCGGGATTAACTACGGTCGTGTAGCAAACAACTTACCGTCACCGGAAAAAGTCGTGGAACTATTGAAATCACAGGGAATAAACAAAGTGAAGCTTTACGATACCGACGCGACGGTTTTGACGGCGTTAGCGGATTCCGGTATAACCGTGGTCGTCGCACTTCCTAATGAACTACTTTCATCCATCGCCGCTGATCAGTCGTTTGCCGACAACTGGGTTGAAGCAAACATAACAAAGTTTTATCCAAAGACAAAAATCGAAGCCATAGCTGTCGGTAACGAAGTGTTTGTCGATCCGGCCAACACGACCAAATACCTCGTACCGGCGATGAAGAACATCCACGCTTCGTTAGTTAAATCCAAGCTTGATTCCGCCATTAAAATCTCTTCTCCAATAGCTTTCAGTGCTTTGAAAACCTCGTACCCTTCATCGGCCGGTTCGTTTAAGCCGGAATTGATTGAACCGGTGATTAAACCCATGTTGGATTTTTTGAAACAAACCGGGTCTTACTTAATGGTTAATGCGTACCCGTTTTTTGCTTATACGGCTAATTCGGATCAAATCTCACTTGATTATGCTTTGTTTAAGGAAAACCCGGGTGTAGTGGATTCGGGTAACGGGTTGAAATATTCTAGCCTTTTCGAAGCTCAAATCGACGCCGTTTTTGCAGCTATGTCGGCTATTCAATACGACGACGTAAAGATGGTTGTGACCGAAACGGGTTGGCCTTCAATGGGAGATCAAGACGAAAAAGGTGCTAGTGAATCCAATGCGGCGTCGTATAATGGTAATTTAGTACGGAAAGTTTTGACTGGTAATGGGACCCCTTTAAGACCTCAAGACCCACTTAAcgtttatttatttgctttattTAATGAGAATCAAAAACCCGGTCCAACTTCCGAAAGGAATTACGGTTTATTTTACCCTAATGAACAAAAGGTATATACCATACCATTAACCAAAGAGGAGGCGAAAACCGGTGAGTCAACGCAGGTCAACACCAACACGAGTCTGGCTCCTGTAGCCGGAGAAGTATCGAAGGCAAAAGTAGGTCAGACGTGGTGCGTTGCGAACGAGAAAGCCGATGAGAAGAAGTTACAAGCGGCGTTGGATTATGCTTGCGGAGAGGGTGAGGCTGATTGTAGCCCTATTCAACCTGGCGCGACGTGCTATAACCCAAACACACTCGAAGCACATGCTTCATACGCTTTCAATAGTTATTATCAGAAGAACACACGTGCGACTGGCACATGCGAGTTCGGTGGTGCTGCTTATGTGGTCACCCAACGTCCTA CATATGGGAATTGTGAGTTTCCAACAGGGCATTGA